DNA from Gracilinanus agilis isolate LMUSP501 chromosome 3, AgileGrace, whole genome shotgun sequence:
ctttggaaaccttaaagtgctacagaaATAGGAGGTTGTGGTTAGTCTCCCTGGTCTCCATTCTACCAAAGCATTGACAGGAGATTGAGAGGAGATGGGAAAATGTTGCTTCCTACTTCTGTCCTCATGTCCCTGGCTCTGTCTCTTCCAGAGTGGACCTGGTTGTACATTCCCTGAAGGACCTGCCCACTGTACTGCCCCCAGCCTTCACTATTGGTGCTGTTTGCAAGTAAGAGGCAATTCTGAGGTCAAAGGGACTTCAGAGAGGTGTGAATGCCATCATggcattctcttctttctgtacTTGCCCTTCTGCCCTCACTGTTATAACTCCCTTGGCTTGGGAGAGTTCTAGATGCATTTTAGGAATCCAATGAGTCTTTCATTGGTTCTTTGAAGAGAAATTGGGATGGCTTCAGGTGAAAGCGTGTTGAACTGATCAAATACCTTACCCTGGCCCCATCATGTAacccttccctttctaccctagGCGGGAGAGCCCCTTTGATGCTGTTATCTTCCACCCTAAATATACTGGTCAGACCTTGGGTACCCTGccagagagaaggtaagagtctGGAAAGGAGCATGGTTGAAGTGGGAGAGTAGGGGCTGGAGAACAGAAGGATTGGTAGGGCTTACTGGGTGCTAACTTCTGATCTTATAGTGTGATAGGGACCAGCTCCCTTCGAAGAGCAGCTCAGTTGCAGCGAAAATTTCCACATCTGGAATTCAGAAGTATTGTATCCTTTGGGCAGTTTGAGGTGAACTCCACAAGGGTAAGAAAGATTTGCAGGGTTCTTTTGATTGACTGGCTTATGCAAATAGCCAAGTGAGTAGGGCCTTGGAAAAATCTGGCTCCTTAACGCTGTACTTCAGCGAGGGAATCTCAATACTCGGCTTCGGAAGCTGGATGAACAACAGGAATTTAGTGCCATCATCCTGGCAGCAGCTGGACTGCAACGTATGGGTTGGCAGAGCCGTGTAGGgcaggtaaaaaaaatttttttccatcacttGTTACATCCTTGTGACTGGGAAGGTTTGACACTTATATTCAAAGCTCTGAGTTAGATATTATATCATCTTCCTACTCCTCCTCACCCCaaaaagtcttttctttatgTCCTACTCAAGATCACCTCACCCCTCATTCAAGCATTATCatctaaatgggaaaaaaaaagatccagatTGGGAATGATTGTAAGTAGGAATCCAGATTCCCAGTCTTGCTAAAGTCATACCATTTGGCAAGGTTTCCCCCTCAACCCCCCATCTGTTCTGTGTACTGATTACTTGCTTTACCCCTTCAGCTCCTGTATCCTGAAGAATGTTTGTATGCAGTTGGCCAGGTATGCTCAGCCATGAAAGCCATCTTTGACCTTTGGGGATATGGGCACTTTATTTTTGGTCCCTCCCTCTGCTCCTAGCCCAGGTATAAATTCTATAGCCTTTGACCTCCTCTAGGAGTGGGAATGTACCTTGAGCTAGAACTTGTATTCACTGGGTAACTgggaaatcattttggcagcccGATATTAACCAGATCATTTGGTGTGAAAAGGAAGTCTTGATGgaatgtgggttttttttttccccagggggCCCTGGGTGTTGAGGTCCGAGCCAAGGACCAGGAAGTGCTAGATTTGGTTCAAGTGCTACATGATCCTGAGACACTTCTACGATGCATTGCTGAGAGGGCCTTCCTGAGGCACCTGGTAGGACCTGTATTTCACTTGGGAAGGGTGTGCCTCAGTATACTATGCCCATAGTGAATATCAGATAACCATTTGAATGCCTGGGTATCTTAGCCATATAGacccttccctctttttccttccccctccccacttgtTTCCTGCCTCTTTTGAGAATGGGGTGATCTAAAGTATATTGTCAAAGAGCCCTTGGAGCTCACAGCCATGGTCTTATTATAGGAAGGAGGTTGCAGTGTGCCTGTGGCAGTTGATACAACCCTCAAGGATGGGCaggtaaatgttttattttaacttGGAAACAGGTGGAACAAGTAGGGAAGTACCCATATTTCAAATACTTAGCTTGAAAGCATAACACCTAAATAACCTTTCCCTAAGTAATGGATTACTTTTAGATTTAATACACATGAAACACTTACCATGATACTAGGTACTAGAACATACAAAAATTAATTGAGACAATTCTTTGCCCCCATGAAATTCCTTCTAGTAAAGCCTGTTCTGTTCCCTAGCTATACCTGACTGGAGGTGTCTGGAGTCTGGATGGCTCAGATAGTCTGAAGGAAACCATGCAGACAACCATCAATGACCCAGCCCAGGTACCAGGATCCCTGGGGGAAGGCAAACAAGAGTCATATTATACCccttcttctctaactcatttttctcttctatagcATGAAGATGGCCCAGAGGATGATGTGCAGAGGGTGGGCATCACTGCTCAGCATATATCTCAGGGAGCCCAAAGGGCAGCTGAAAACCTGGGTATCAGCCTTGCTAACCTGCTGCTGAACAAGGGAGCCAGGAACATCTTGGATGTAGCAAGACAGCTCAATGATGCCCATTAACCCAGCTCTGTGGACATTTCCTGCCTAGCTGTCAAGTTTGTTGTGGGGTGCCCTAAACACTTCCCTCACTGAACAGGAACCAATCCCTGGGCACAAAAACTGCATCACCCAGGACTCAGTTGTGGGGAAGGGGCCCTGTTGCTGCTAAGCATCCTAGTGCCTTGTTCTGGCCCCTTTTATTCAAGGGACTGGAGGATTGTCTGTTTTCTGTTGGTATCAAAGACATTGAATGTAACCAAATCTGTCAATAAAAACACCTCAAGCAAATCTAGTGAAattttttccttctgcctctgTAGATTAAAAGGATAGGAATGTGGACAATCATCCCATTCCTGCTCCCTATGTTCAGTGCATAGCACATAGGCCATTTGCAAGATTGGCTATTTTACACAGGAAAAACATCCTCTTTACACTTCAGACCCAAATTCCCCCAAAGAATGGTCAAAGTAAAAGCGGTaacattttttaacctttttgtaACCTAGGGAGCCTACAGCAGCTCTGCTCCAGCCCTTTGAATAGCAACTACAGTAATTCcgaaaaaagacaagaaaacttcacttaaaaaaacatttaattaaattaagttaatcgaacttccaaattgtctttcaTAAGTCTCTCAATTCCCCCAATTCCCCAGGATAAAGGCAAAGTGCCTAAGCTGAGAAAATTCAGTTCAGAAGCAAGAGGTCCGGTCCGTGGGGAGGAACTTCAGCGTCGGTGGGAGAAGCCATGGCCAGGTCTAGATGCAGGACGCTCCCGAAGGCTGGATTGCTCCTTGCTGGTCGGAGGATGAGTGGCCCCGGGGTGGGTCCTGCTTGTGACCTAGAGACGCCACAGCACCGGGATTGTGTAGTAGCTGCCAAGAGAGAAGGAGTCAAAAGAATAAACGGGGATTCCGCCGGGTCCGGGGTGGACTTGGACCTACCCGGGCAGCTGCTGCCAAGACCAGCCCCGCTGCAGGGTGGCCTGCCGCTGCTCGGGATCTCCACGCACCTCGGGACGCCGGGAAGCCGGACTTGGGGAGGGAAGGCGGGTGGCTCAGCTCTCTCAGTGAAGGGGTAGGCGGCCCTGAAAAGGGCCTTTGTGGTGTGTGGGGGGGTCTGGTGCGGGAGCGGGGCGGCCGCGGCGCCAAGGCCGACTCAATATTCCTGCGAGGCCTGCGTGCTCTTCTTGCTGCCGCCGCTGCCTGGGGCCTTGGGGCCGGTGATGGCGCCGCTCTTCTTGGGCAGCAGCACCGCCTGGATGTTGGGCAGGACGCCGCCCTGGGCGATGGTTACGCCGCCCAGGAGCTTGTTGAGCTCCTCATCGTTACGGATGGCCAGTTGCAGGTGGCGGGGGATGATGCGGGTCTTCTTGTTGTCCCGGGCCGCGTTCCCTGCCAGCTCCAAGATCTCGGCCGTCAAGTACTCCAGCACGGCGGCGAGGTACACCGGCGCGCCGGCACCGACTCGCTCCGCGTAGTGGCCTTTCCTCAGCAAACGGTGCACACGGCCCACGGGGAACTGTAGCCCGGCCCGCGAAGAGCGAGACTTGGCCTTGGCACGGGCCTTCCCGCCGGTCTTACCGCGACCCGACATGCTAACGTATAAAGCGCGAGACTGGTTCTGAGAGAACGCCGCGAGTAACGGCTACGCGTGCGCAGAGACACTCAGCAGACTCGCCGCAGTCCAAATGCTGGTCCGCGTGCAAAGCTACCGCCTTTAAGCTAGCCGGTCACCGCATCCTTTGGTTACTTATTGGCTGGATCGTCTGACTATCGCTTCCAATTGGCTGGTTAGTCATAGGGCTCCTCCTCCTGAAGCGTAAGAGCGTGCTTACCTATTGGCTGGATTTGAAAACCCTTCTTACCGGTAAGATGGATGTGAGTAGCGAACCGGAGGACGGACAGTCCCTCTCCCGCCCCCTGGCTTCCCGCTTCCCCAGGCAGCCAATCAACCAGAAGCGCGCGAGATTCAAATGGCATAGGcgccaagaaaagaaaatgggtggGGAAAGAGGGTGGCTTCCTCTAGAGAACTGAACTGTAACTCCAGCAGAGGCCAGAGGGCGCCGCCCTACCAGAAGTTCCGCGTTCCGCTCCGACTTTACCCATCCGTCTACTACGGGAGGTCTTTCTAGTAAGAGCTTGGGCCCCGCCCCTTATTGCTTTAGACAGTTTCTCTTGTGTTCCTATTATTTCTTCTCCACGAACTGTAAGCTATTTGAGGGAAGGTACTGAGTAATGCTCAGTAAGCATTTCGTGTCAGGCTTGGTTGATGTAATTATTTGctgctttctcccttttttctttgttaaaatggGGTGTAGGAGAGGAATGTGTTCAGAAATGAGGAGGTGAGAAAACCaagtgtgaaaaaaaaaagttatattaagacttaaaaaaaaaaaaacaatttttgaatgTTCTTCCTTCAGCCCAGACCACTTTGTTCAAAATCTGAAACCCTGTTTCAACCAGTTTAGGTGGGGAGTGTGAAAAACCGGAAGTGGGGGTTGGAGCCAATTTCCAGCCAGAGGGAAAAATCCATCATTAGGATCCTTTCTCACAATCTACAAGGTGGAGGGGCTcgctctttttaaacccttaccttctgtcttagaatcaatacctactgcaaggcagaagagcagaaaggcataggtaataggggttaagtgacttccccaggatcatacagctaggaaatgactgaagcCAGATTGAACCAAAGACCTTTgttccagggctggctctctatctactgagccacctagctgcccctggagcGGCTTTCTGAAGCCATGTTGTTCCCTCTTTCCCTATGttggaatgtgagcttcttgagagcatgGACTGActcttattttctaattatattcccagcacttacaGTACTTACTCAAAGTACAATGTTTTGAACATTTGTAGCTAGATGGCACTGTGGacagtgccagacctgaagtcagactcatctgtcctcagacatttcctagttgtataatcctgggcaagtcattaactctatttgcctcagttccttgtcTGGAAAATCaggtggagaaaaaaaattgcaaatcagtatagtatctctgccaagaaaaccccaaatagggccagGACatgttggatacaactgaaacagctgaacaataGTAAGCACTATTAACCAAAGCAActtattccacttttggataggtCTAATAGTTTGGCAATTTCCCCTTATACAAAAGCTAAATTTGCCTCTTCCACCTTTTGGTCCTGTGTCTTTCTCAAAGACCAGtcttttctcctcattcttcACATACACTTCTTAAAATTTTAGAGACATAGGGGTGATTATCTCTCCCAATTTTCAATATCACCACCAGAAACAGTAGTCTCCAATAGAGGTATAGGCATAGGAGTCCTAGGAGTGCCAGAAATCCCCAGATCACCAATTCTGCTTCTAGCCTAGCCCTCAAAACCATCCAGGAAATCAACTCCCGTGGATAAGGGGCCAGCAGTCCCCAACAAGTACTACATATAAGGCTGGCAAACCTGCTTAGGTGAAGCAGAAAGGCACCTGGAAGAAGACCCAGGAGATATAATGTACAGGCAAGTCTTAACTATTATCCCCACTCAGACCCTGATGGAAACAAGTCAGAACTGTGTGAACACAAGATCATTGGAATGGCAATGCTTCTAGCCCCATGGCCTCAGCCATCATCCAGAGTAGCAACTCTTGTGGAGATGTAGCTTGGAAATTGTTTCTGCAGGTGCTGCAGCCACAGCTACTGAtgccagaaaagaaagttcttgctaGCAAAGTCCTgccaaatggttcaacatcaaaaattgatatttttcagtggaagaaacattaaaaatgagGCATAACCATCTCCTTTGCAGCTGCACCCTAAGAACCATGGGACTTTTCTCTCTGATTTACAACCAAAACATTCCatttttgtgttgtcttccctaatagaatatgagctccttcaAAGCAAGAACtgacttttctatttatattcccagcacttagtacaatacTTTGtacttagtaagcacttaataaatcattCAATCAATTATTCTTCAGAGGCAGTCCTAGACAAGTGGTTGACTATCCTTTTATTGAACACTTCCAGTGATAGGGGAGATTACTACTTGTTGAAATGGTCCAGCCCATTTATGGATAGCTTTGATAAaaggtgtttgttttgttttccatgtAACATCCATAAGACTGCGCTCTAGGCCCAAGTAAAACAAGTCTTATCCCTCCTTCTATGTGACAAATTTTAAAGGACAGCTTGAAGACAGCTATCTCACCtgagtttttttgtttctctaataTAATTTTCCATATAGGCTGCATAATTTAAACATGTTTTCCCCACCAATAGGGAAGGGatctgaagaaaagaagacagggaGAGTCTGGACCAGGAATTGACATTTGCCTGATagaggaaggaggcagagaaatGTCCCATCATATCCAAAAATCAgctgaaagggggcagctgggtagctcagtggattgagagtcaggcctagaaatgggaggtcctaggttcaaatccagcctcagacacttcccagctgtgtgaccttgggcaagtcacttgacccccattgcctacccttaccactcttccacctatgagccaatacacagaagttaagggtttaaaaaaaaaaaaatcagctgaaAACAAGAGTCACACCTATAGTTAAAAAAAACGAACCAAACACATTTATTATCACCGAAGGAGCAATTGACCACCCAGGCTGCTCCTTATTAATCAAAATGCTTAATTCTCAATAACACATCAATTCCGGTTGGAACTTAATGGCTCCCCACAACTCTTACTTAGGCCTGTTTCCCAGGACCCAGGAACTTGGCCTGATCCCTAGTTGCAATACAGCTTCCAAGAAGCTGCTACCTCCTGCCCCAAAGGAGGcttcaggaaaggaaggaagaggaagataatGCCAATTTAGGGAAGTTCATAGGGAAATACAATCAATAAATAATCATTGAGGTGTGGGATGGGTAGGATACCTCCTGAAAAGAGCAAAGGATGTGGGGAAGCCCATAGGCTTATGGAGAATACAGTCTTGGTCCAGAGAGGGTTCCGCATGAGCCGGGCACAGGGGATTATGGGTTAAGGTCATGGTGAAGAACTCAAATATCATAGAAGAGCCGAACTAACTGGTAACGGATGGAAAAAGTAATAGCACTAGCCAGAATctgcagagagaaacagaaaatcatgagaaattgaggcaaggaGGGTAACCTGAATAGGGAGAGGAcatttggaaaatggaagaaaaacaggGAAGGGTGATAAGGACTCATCATGCCCATCTTGACCCAAAGGCCTACCTGCAGGAGCAGAAGCAACAAAGTGAGATTTCTTTCATGAGTGGGTCCCAAGATCTTGATGAGCAAGTTAATGAGGGTCATGTTGTTACACTCAATGTAGGCACCAGCCTCATTTTCACCTCGACGAACAGCCACCAGTCGGAGGGCTTCTGCACCCTGCAGAAGCAGGGGTTGGGGGAGTGTTAATCCTAGCTGTATTTCACATCAGTATGAGGAAATGGCCCAAATCCTCCACCAGGTCTGCTTTTACAGGAGTTCCCACACCCTGGGTGCATAGTAGTCTCTGACCCCCTGCTTGCCTATCACTATTACCTTCAAAATTAGGGTGCCCAAGAGAGAAAGGTTCTTGGCCTTGAACTTGGAATAGCTCATCTCCAGCTTCCCTGTCTTGGTGTTGAGCCTACAGAGGAAATAAGATGTAATAGTTGAGAGATAGCAAAGAACTGTGGAAAGAGCAGAACCTAAACCAAAGTTacatcttttactttttaaatgatcTTCCCACTGAGGACAATGCATCTTGGTAGGTGTAAGTCTGAAGGTGGGTATAATAATTGGAACTCGGTATTGTTTCCTAGTCTGTGGCATGTACTTGGTGTCCCTACAGAGTCATAGGAGACCAGATCTTCAAGTCTGATTAAATATCATGTGTTGGGACTACTTCTCAAAGCCATCCTCTAGATACTTTTGTTATGCCAAGGCATGACATTCAAGGCCCTCTTTAATTCCCCTTCTCTCCTAATCCCACTCAGAAAAGGTACCTGGGCACACGGTGTCGTGGACAAGGGATGATATGTAGAAGTTGTGGAAGGGAGTAGAGGAAGTTGAACACCTGAGGCATGAAGAAGAGTAACATTGTCTTGCTGAAGTGCCCCAGGATGCCTACCACAGCAAAGGTCATGCCTGCAAAGTAGCAGAAAGTGTCGCCCACAAACACCTGGGATGGGTACCTATGAGAAAGAGGTGACCTGAGGCAGGAGCAACCGGTGGGCATCACTGGCCTTTTTCACCAGGCATGTATCATTTCCCACCCCAGTTCAGTGCCCCTTAATGAACTTGATGATTTGGCATCAAATTTTAACCTGTGGCTGAAACACTCCCCACATCCCCATAGTCTACTCTCCTCACCAGTTTCCCCCACCCCTCATTGTCCAGGGGTTCTACAGGACCCACAATTCTGAATGCTGAGGACCCAGCACCAAGATTGAGAACCCAGAAGAAATCTCTGCACAATTATGAAAGTTCTTCAGCACCCAGCCTCAGCTCCTACCAATAACCATGCCCACATATACCCTCTATTCAGTCCCTCACCAGTTATGATACAGCAGTCCCAAAGTGGTGAAGAAGAATGGAATCATAAAGTAGAGAGAAAAGACGTGGTCATCTTGATAATCACCTTccagaacagaaaaaaaggcaTAAATTATCTAGGTGATAAATGGTTCCTTAGGCTCAGTGCCAAGATCCTGACTCTGACCTATACCCCAAACTATTCTAtatatctctctccttttccattaTGCATGCCACACTATGGTTTTTCTTTCAGATGGCTTCTATTTAATCTCTTCTGCAAAGTTTCCCTAGACAATCTTTTCATATCCTAGATATTGTGGTAGTTATCAATAACaacttgcatatatatataacaatcattcacatttctatggcactttaagctttacaaagtgctttcttcacaactCTGTAATGGAAGTAGGTCAAATActgtatcattatccccatttaacagttgagAAAATAGAGGatgagagattaggtgacttgcccatggtcacagttAGTGAAAATGGGAGctgggctttgaacccaggtctcttaaTACCAGGTTCAGCACTCCTTCCACCACATTACCCTGTTTCTCAAGCATGATAAAAACCctcatttatagagcactttggAGTTTACAAACTATTTTCTTGTAAGACTGGAAATATAATTACTGACATCATTTTAATGGTAAATAGGGAGTATGGCCTAATAAAAGTTCCTTATTTCTCATATCCATATCCCCACTACCAAGCAAATAATAATGGACTCTAAATTTTTATTGCCTTGAAAGGATGCTTTATGTCAAaggctttacaaaccttaaaatgctctcAAAATGTATGTTGCTATGGCATGGTGGAAAGACTGCTATACTACAAGCCAGAATAAAGTTCTTatcttggctttgccacttaTTTAGCCTTGTGACTGTGGACAAGCCACTGCCCTTCTCTGAGACTCCGTGTCCTCATCTCCAGGAGTCACTGGGAAGTGACAGTGATGTAGGGAAGAAAggagcatcaataaaacatttgttaaaaaatccaaaataaaatcaatacagagaTCATCTCCGAGGTGCTTCCCCCTTCAGATATTTTGTTTATATGATTCTATTTGAGTGAGGGTAAGAAGATTTAATTGAATCCTCCCAGATAACAGAGCTACATACAGGGTGAAAGAACCAGAAGTAGGAAAAAGATCTTCAGTGATGAAGTCAGCCATTTTTTTACCATTCTGCTTTCCCTAACACTATAAAAACCCAATTTTATCTACTGTCTTTATTCTTGTTTTCTTCCCCTTCTGAATTCCCCAAAATACTGTCCTCCCTTATCTTCTCCTACATATTAAAAACTTACCTTCAAGCTCTACTAGATTGAAGATAATAATGGAGGCAGAAATGACAAGAGATTGTCCAGCCTCCAGCCCATTGATTCCTGCCAAGATGTTGATAGCATTGGTGCAGAACACAGCCAGCAGGCCCATGTAGACATAATACAGTATGCCTGCAAAAGGAAGAAATCATCAGGTATAGCAAGacagaatgctctccctccctccctccctttactTTATTCCTGCTgcccttcaaggttcagctcaagtaTCATATCCTTCAAAAggccttttctgattccaaattttagTTCCCCTCCTCTCACTCCCCACTTCACACCAAATCATTTTCAATTTGTTTGGTATGTatgctgtattttaaaaaaatctgtgaacATATAtgtcagtagaatataagctccttgtgggcagggctgtctctttttttgtatttatatttccatataataGACATCTAATAAGTACTGCTTCCTTGATTGAAAAGATTGGCTGAGAGGCTGATGATGATCAGGGGTACTAAAGTAAACATAGGGTAGAAATTTATTAGAAGGAATTTGAGGATGAAGAAAGAGGATGCAAGGGCAGAAAGAAAATACAGTGAGCTGATTCAGATACACAACTAGGGAATGATATGCCAAGCTAGAGACAGACCACAGGGAAAGGAGGAGTCTGGGAGGTAGGAATGGTGTTTCTCACCAAGGTCCAGATGCAACCCCAGCATGGAACGGAAAGGCTTTGGCACCACGATTGTTGTATTGCCGAAGTTGGTGAAATAGACCATGAGCAGAGGTAGAGAGGCAGCCGTGGGCAGCAGTAACTTGTGGCGCCATCGAAGATTCAGCACATCATCCGCAAAGCCCAGAAAGATCATGCAGCAGATAGCAAGCAAGGCACCTATCAGGGCCACAAACTGGgggagaaatgagagagatggCTCAGTCCTTCCCCCAACTCAGCTCTCCCTACTGGCCCCAAGGCAAATTCCTCAGCTTGCTCTACAAGTCATGTATCTGTAAGGTTAGGTTTCCAAAAAAGTTTTCCTCAAAAACGACCTTATCAAGTAGGTAATCCAAGAATTATCATTCCCTTGCtactgatggggaaactaagacctTCAGGGTAAAGCCACAGTACTAAGTATAAGTACTGGGGTTCAAACCCAGATGGTTTACCTTAAGCCCAAGTCCAGCCCTCTTCCCACCAGCACTGTACTGTTCAGTTCTATACCTCATTCCCTTAAGTCCCAGAGCCCTCCTATATGAGCCTTTCCctccataaaaacaaaaaagcagcCCCTGACAAATCTAGCTTCTGTCACCTGCCACCCTTAATCCTCAGATGAGCCTCCCTTCATCCAGGGCCACTAACCTCCTGGTAGGGGAAGGCCTTACACTGGTCCTCCACAAAGCAGTTTAGGAAGGGGACAGGGATGAAGCAGAAGAGGATGATGAGGAAGACTGCGCCACTGATGACACCCTGGGACTCGGGGCTGTGACACGGGCCAGGGTGAGGAGTTTGGGGGGAAAAAGGGTGTCACTCATAGGGAAAacctctcctcccatccccaaTTCCTCTCCACCCCCTACAAATCAAAACCTACTCTCCTATATCCCTACTAAGGGATATCACTGTGAGGAATCCTGTGCCTTCTACACACACCTCACCCTCTGACAAATATCTGCCCCCAGCCCAGAGGTCCAAAGGCCCAGGACTctccccaagtcttcctgacttagccCTGATCCTCTTCCTATCAAGTAAGTTCCTCCCAGCTCCCTTGGACCTCAGGCCCCAAGATTATTTGAAGCTCTGAGCTTCTCTTCAGCTTTGATCCTGGTGCTTAGTGCTcagtccttctcctcctcctttgtcCAATCCCTTTCTTCAAGTCTTTTGGGAACTCCTTTCCATTCCTAGAAGCCAGCCAGACTGCCAGTCCCTCATGgaactttccttcccttctccattctcACCCTAACCTACCCCCTAttctcctcagacactttctctccttccctcttatcCCTTTTTATCCCATTTCCTCCagccttccctctctccttttcaacTCCCCCCTTAGCCTCTAGAagttcccttccctcctcaccttCCTAATCTCCTCCCTATCTGTTCCCCTTCCTCATCTTGTGTTCCCCTCCTCTCTATCTGTTCCCCTCATCCCCAACCCGTGCTCCCTTCCTATCTGTCCCCATCTTCCCTATCTAGTATCCCCCTCCTCcctatttccctctcttccccttccttagTGTCCTCATCCTCCCTTATCTGACCCCTTCCTCCCCATTCCCTGCAGTTCCTCCCTTCGTCCACAGCCCCCGTCCCCCCTCNNNNNNNNNNNNNNNNNNNNNNNNNNNNNNNNNNNNNNNNNNNNNNNNNNNNNNNNNNNNNNNNNNNNNNNNNNNNNNNNNNNNNNNNNNNNNNNNNNNNNNNNNNNNNNNNNNNNNNNNNNNNNNNNNNNNNNNNNNNNNNNNNNNNNNNNNNNNNNNNNNNNNNNNNNNNNNNNNNNNNNNNNNNNNNNNNNNNNNNNNNNNNNNNNNNNNNNNNNNNNNNNNNNNNNNNNNNNNNNNNNNNNNNNNNNNNNNNNNNNNNNNNNNNNNNNNNNNNNNNNNNNNNNNNNNNNNNNNNNNNNNNNNNNNNNNNNNNNNNNNNNNNNNNNNNNNNNNNNNNNNNNNNNNNNNNNNNNNNNNNNNNNNNNNNNNNNNNNNNNNNNNNNNNNNNNNNNNNNNN
Protein-coding regions in this window:
- the HMBS gene encoding porphobilinogen deaminase isoform X2, which produces MRVIRVGTRKSQLARIQTDSVVAMLKDIYPSLQFEIIAMSTTGDKILDTALSKIGEKSLFTKELEYALEKNEVDLVVHSLKDLPTVLPPAFTIGAVCKRESPFDAVIFHPKYTGQTLGTLPERSVIGTSSLRRAAQLQRKFPHLEFRSIRGNLNTRLRKLDEQQEFSAIILAAAGLQRMGWQSRVGQLLYPEECLYAVGQGALGVEVRAKDQEVLDLVQVLHDPETLLRCIAERAFLRHLEGGCSVPVAVDTTLKDGQLYLTGGVWSLDGSDSLKETMQTTINDPAQHEDGPEDDVQRVGITAQHISQGAQRAAENLGISLANLLLNKGARNILDVARQLNDAH
- the HMBS gene encoding porphobilinogen deaminase isoform X1, yielding MDETMSRSGDAATVDGNKSNMRVIRVGTRKSQLARIQTDSVVAMLKDIYPSLQFEIIAMSTTGDKILDTALSKIGEKSLFTKELEYALEKNEVDLVVHSLKDLPTVLPPAFTIGAVCKRESPFDAVIFHPKYTGQTLGTLPERSVIGTSSLRRAAQLQRKFPHLEFRSIRGNLNTRLRKLDEQQEFSAIILAAAGLQRMGWQSRVGQLLYPEECLYAVGQGALGVEVRAKDQEVLDLVQVLHDPETLLRCIAERAFLRHLEGGCSVPVAVDTTLKDGQLYLTGGVWSLDGSDSLKETMQTTINDPAQHEDGPEDDVQRVGITAQHISQGAQRAAENLGISLANLLLNKGARNILDVARQLNDAH
- the LOC123242112 gene encoding histone H2AX; protein product: MSGRGKTGGKARAKAKSRSSRAGLQFPVGRVHRLLRKGHYAERVGAGAPVYLAAVLEYLTAEILELAGNAARDNKKTRIIPRHLQLAIRNDEELNKLLGGVTIAQGGVLPNIQAVLLPKKSGAITGPKAPGSGGSKKSTQASQEY
- the DPAGT1 gene encoding UDP-N-acetylglucosamine--dolichyl-phosphate N-acetylglucosaminephosphotransferase, which gives rise to MAMMRPFPALPLLINLGGSLLGFVATLTLIPAFRGHFITARLCGLDLNKTSRQPIPESQGVISGAVFLIILFCFIPVPFLNCFVEDQCKAFPYQEFVALIGALLAICCMIFLGFADDVLNLRWRHKLLLPTAASLPLLMVYFTNFGNTTIVVPKPFRSMLGLHLDLGILYYVYMGLLAVFCTNAINILAGINGLEAGQSLVISASIIIFNLVELEGDYQDDHVFSLYFMIPFFFTTLGLLYHNWYPSQVFVGDTFCYFAGMTFAVVGILGHFSKTMLLFFMPQVFNFLYSLPQLLHIIPCPRHRVPRLNTKTGKLEMSYSKFKAKNLSLLGTLILKGAEALRLVAVRRGENEAGAYIECNNMTLINLLIKILGPTHERNLTLLLLLLQILASAITFSIRYQLVRLFYDI